In the genome of Streptomyces collinus, one region contains:
- a CDS encoding malate dehydrogenase translates to MTRTPVNVTVTGAAGQIGYALLFRIASGQLLGADVPVKLRLLEITPALKAAEGTAMELDDCAFPLLQGIDITDDPNVAFDGANVGLLVGARPRTKGMERGDLLEANGGIFKPQGQAINAHAADDIKVLVVGNPANTNALIAQAAAPDVPAERFTAMTRLDHNRALTQLAKKTGSTVADIKRLTIWGNHSATQYPDIFHATVAGKNAAEVVNDEKWLAEDFIPTVAKRGAAIIEARGASSAASAANAAIDHVYSWVNGTADGDWVSMGIPSDGSYGVPEGLISSFPVTTKDGTYEIVQGLEINEFSRARIDASVKELEEEREAVRGLGLI, encoded by the coding sequence ATGACCCGCACTCCCGTGAACGTCACCGTCACCGGCGCGGCCGGCCAGATCGGTTACGCCCTGCTCTTCCGCATCGCCTCCGGTCAGCTGCTCGGCGCGGACGTGCCGGTGAAGCTGCGCCTGCTGGAGATCACGCCCGCCCTGAAGGCGGCCGAGGGCACGGCCATGGAGCTGGACGACTGCGCGTTCCCGCTCCTGCAGGGCATCGACATCACCGACGACCCGAACGTCGCCTTCGACGGCGCCAACGTCGGCCTGCTCGTCGGCGCCCGCCCCCGCACCAAGGGCATGGAGCGCGGCGACCTGCTGGAGGCCAACGGCGGCATCTTCAAGCCGCAGGGCCAGGCCATCAACGCCCACGCCGCGGACGACATCAAGGTCCTGGTCGTCGGCAACCCGGCCAACACCAACGCCCTCATCGCCCAGGCCGCCGCGCCGGACGTACCGGCCGAGCGCTTCACCGCGATGACCCGCCTGGACCACAACCGCGCGCTGACCCAGCTCGCGAAGAAGACGGGCTCGACGGTCGCCGACATCAAGCGCCTGACCATCTGGGGCAACCACTCCGCCACCCAGTACCCCGACATCTTCCACGCCACGGTCGCCGGCAAGAACGCCGCCGAGGTCGTGAACGACGAGAAGTGGCTGGCCGAGGACTTCATCCCGACCGTCGCCAAGCGCGGCGCCGCCATCATCGAGGCCCGTGGCGCCTCGTCGGCCGCCTCCGCCGCCAACGCCGCGATCGACCACGTCTACAGCTGGGTCAACGGCACCGCCGACGGCGACTGGGTCTCCATGGGCATCCCGTCGGACGGCTCCTACGGCGTGCCGGAGGGCCTGATCTCCTCCTTCCCCGTCACCACCAAGGACGGCACGTACGAGATCGTCCAGGGCCTGGAGATCAACGAGTTCTCCCGCGCCCGGATCGACGCCTCCGTCAAGGAGCTCGAGGAGGAGCGCGAGGCGGTCCGCGGCCTCGGCCTCATCTGA
- a CDS encoding bifunctional methylenetetrahydrofolate dehydrogenase/methenyltetrahydrofolate cyclohydrolase, which translates to MTAQILDGKATAAAIKSDLTARVAALKEKGVTPGLGTILVGDDPGSQKYVAGKHRDCAQVGIASIQRELPATATQEEIEAAVRELNEDPACTGYIVQLPLPKGIDENRILELMDPDKDADGLHPMNLGRLVLNEPAPLPCTPNGVLTLLRRYGVEIKGAEVVVVGRGVTIGRPMPLLLTRRSENATVTQCHTGTRDLSAHLKRADIIVAAAGSAHLIRAEDVKPGAAVLDVGVSRSAEGKIVGDVHPDVAEVAGFISPNPGGVGPMTRAQLLVNVVEAAERSVG; encoded by the coding sequence ATGACCGCCCAGATTCTCGATGGCAAGGCCACCGCAGCCGCGATCAAGTCCGATCTGACCGCCCGCGTGGCGGCGCTGAAGGAGAAGGGCGTCACGCCCGGCCTCGGCACGATCCTGGTCGGGGACGACCCCGGCAGCCAGAAGTACGTCGCCGGCAAGCACCGCGACTGCGCGCAGGTGGGCATCGCCTCCATCCAGCGCGAACTGCCCGCCACGGCGACCCAGGAGGAGATCGAGGCCGCCGTCCGCGAGCTGAACGAGGACCCGGCCTGCACCGGGTACATCGTGCAACTGCCGCTGCCCAAGGGCATCGACGAGAACCGCATCCTCGAACTGATGGACCCGGACAAGGACGCGGACGGACTGCACCCGATGAACCTGGGGCGCCTCGTCCTCAACGAGCCCGCCCCGCTGCCCTGCACCCCGAACGGCGTGCTGACGCTGCTCCGCCGCTACGGCGTGGAGATCAAGGGCGCCGAGGTCGTGGTCGTCGGGCGCGGTGTGACCATCGGCCGGCCGATGCCGCTGCTGCTGACCCGCCGCAGCGAGAACGCGACCGTGACGCAGTGCCACACCGGGACCCGCGACCTGTCGGCGCACCTCAAGCGCGCGGACATCATCGTCGCAGCGGCCGGTTCCGCCCATCTGATCCGCGCCGAGGACGTGAAGCCCGGCGCGGCCGTCCTCGACGTGGGCGTCTCACGCAGCGCCGAGGGCAAGATCGTGGGCGACGTCCACCCCGACGTCGCCGAGGTCGCCGGCTTCATCTCCCCGAACCCCGGCGGAGTCGGCCCGATGACCCGCGCCCAGCTGCTGGTGAACGTGGTCGAGGCGGCGGAGCGCAGTGTCGGCTGA
- a CDS encoding ALF repeat-containing protein: MRLTRGALLVAAGALAPALLFTTPAFATGTAPEAVVAASPADGTPVDQMSEEELRIAILRILADEDTGRGVTREANEALDGTVEDMREFLKSGYRLAQAEDDRVAIVRIIGDPDSGRGVKREATKALDTNTPEALRAFLETGHRLAQAEDDRVAVARILADPTISAALRAAAEDVIDGTPEELRYFLETGRYEV, encoded by the coding sequence ATGAGACTCACCCGCGGTGCCCTGCTCGTCGCCGCCGGCGCCCTCGCCCCCGCCCTCCTGTTCACCACACCGGCCTTCGCCACCGGCACGGCTCCCGAGGCGGTGGTGGCGGCCTCACCGGCGGACGGCACTCCGGTGGACCAGATGTCGGAGGAGGAGCTGCGGATCGCGATCCTGCGCATCCTGGCCGACGAGGACACCGGCCGCGGTGTCACCCGTGAGGCCAACGAGGCGCTCGACGGCACCGTGGAGGACATGCGGGAGTTCCTGAAGTCCGGCTACCGCCTGGCCCAGGCCGAGGACGACCGCGTCGCCATCGTCCGCATCATCGGCGACCCCGACTCCGGCCGCGGCGTCAAGCGCGAAGCCACCAAAGCCCTCGACACCAACACCCCGGAAGCCCTGCGCGCCTTCCTCGAAACCGGCCACCGCCTCGCCCAGGCTGAGGACGACCGCGTCGCCGTCGCCCGCATCCTGGCCGACCCGACCATCAGCGCGGCCCTGCGCGCGGCCGCCGAGGACGTCATCGACGGCACTCCGGAGGAACTGCGGTACTTCCTGGAGACCGGGCGGTACGAGGTCTGA
- a CDS encoding protein kinase domain-containing protein: MTEAYAVPVPKGYRVGDWEVREPIATGAFGSVYAARRVGAGTELPPTAALKFLPTGTATPRRLAHLRELIEREVELYRRLRQPRLVRMYQTLTVDDPGRPELDGATVLVLEKAEGSLSALLAAAPRPAAGPALLAQIAEGLAQLHDAGWVHGDLKPANVLLMADGSVRLADFNLAAELEGTHAYTPAFSTPDYTPPELLWTEIGERGRRIRPSADIWAFGVLAHLVLAGAFPLPGATPAARRDAAAAYARGVDQLRLSPELPDDWREVVGACLTRTHQQRIGGAALLRRVTAAAGQGRRVFRPSALRSARRRSRRGSLAAVLAAAAAALAALLAYGIGVSAGGDGTGSAPGATANVSAAAYGASELRTDRGVPPAYRLLIVETAHDCDQEEVSPALIAAMLKVESDFDPDLSDPANDEYGIARWTPRVLRWWMNEDGAPGETVPEPPFPPAESIPAMGRYLCWIAPRLHGDLPGDRRVLVAAAYRRSYRTVNKTGGVPPDVRDYADRVAHFLKDYEPEGRK, translated from the coding sequence GTGACCGAGGCCTACGCCGTACCCGTGCCCAAGGGCTACCGGGTCGGCGACTGGGAGGTGCGCGAGCCCATCGCGACGGGCGCCTTCGGCAGTGTGTACGCGGCCCGGCGCGTCGGTGCCGGCACCGAACTGCCGCCCACGGCCGCGCTGAAGTTCCTGCCCACCGGGACGGCCACGCCCCGCCGGCTGGCCCACCTGCGCGAACTGATCGAGCGGGAGGTCGAGCTGTACCGGCGGCTGAGACAGCCGCGGCTGGTGCGGATGTACCAGACACTGACGGTCGACGACCCGGGCCGTCCGGAGCTGGACGGGGCCACCGTCCTCGTCCTGGAGAAGGCCGAGGGCTCCCTGTCGGCCCTGCTCGCCGCGGCGCCCCGCCCCGCGGCCGGCCCGGCACTGCTCGCGCAGATCGCCGAGGGCCTCGCCCAACTGCACGACGCCGGCTGGGTGCACGGCGACCTGAAGCCGGCCAACGTGCTGCTGATGGCGGACGGTTCGGTCCGTCTGGCCGACTTCAACCTGGCCGCCGAGCTGGAGGGCACCCACGCCTACACGCCGGCCTTCTCCACCCCCGACTACACCCCGCCGGAGCTGCTGTGGACCGAGATCGGCGAACGCGGCCGCCGTATCCGCCCCTCCGCCGACATCTGGGCCTTCGGCGTCCTCGCCCACCTCGTGCTCGCCGGCGCCTTCCCGCTGCCCGGCGCCACCCCGGCAGCCCGCCGTGACGCGGCGGCGGCCTACGCCCGCGGCGTCGACCAGCTGCGCCTGTCGCCGGAGCTGCCGGACGACTGGCGGGAGGTCGTGGGGGCCTGTCTGACCCGGACGCACCAGCAGCGCATCGGCGGTGCGGCACTGCTGCGCCGTGTGACGGCGGCCGCAGGCCAGGGCCGGCGCGTCTTCCGCCCGTCCGCGCTGCGCTCGGCCCGCCGCCGCTCGCGCCGCGGGTCCCTCGCGGCCGTCCTGGCCGCGGCCGCCGCGGCCCTGGCCGCCCTGCTGGCCTACGGCATCGGCGTCTCGGCCGGAGGGGACGGCACCGGCAGCGCTCCCGGCGCGACGGCGAACGTCTCGGCCGCGGCCTACGGCGCCTCCGAGCTCCGCACCGACCGGGGCGTGCCGCCCGCCTACCGCCTGCTGATCGTCGAGACGGCACACGACTGCGACCAGGAGGAGGTCAGCCCGGCCCTGATCGCCGCCATGCTGAAGGTGGAGAGCGACTTCGACCCGGACCTCTCCGACCCCGCGAACGACGAGTACGGCATCGCCCGCTGGACCCCGCGCGTCCTGCGCTGGTGGATGAACGAGGACGGCGCCCCCGGCGAGACGGTCCCCGAGCCTCCCTTCCCGCCGGCCGAGTCCATCCCCGCGATGGGCCGGTACCTCTGCTGGATCGCCCCGCGCCTGCACGGAGACCTGCCGGGCGACCGGCGCGTCCTCGTCGCCGCCGCGTACCGCAGGTCGTACCGCACGGTGAACAAGACGGGCGGCGTGCCCCCGGACGTCCGCGACTACGCCGACCGCGTCGCGCACTTCTTGAAGGACTACGAGCCCGAGGGCCGGAAGTGA
- a CDS encoding aldehyde dehydrogenase family protein, producing MAESTELQARETIHAGGEWRAATSGATREILDPADALPFAVVAEGDEKDTDLAIAAARRAFDEGPWPQTPVAERAALLRRVAGLLVRDREKLGRLEAQDAGKTVEEGRVDIDCVADAFRYFADLVAGEAPGRVVDAGSTDIHSVVVHEPIGVCAMITPWNYPLLQASWKIAPALAAGNTFVIKPSEITPMTTIALIELLVEAGLPEGVANIVTGPGHSVGARLSEHPDVDLVSFTGGLISGTKVAQAAAPTVKKVALELGGKNPNVVFADACATEEGFDTAVDQALNAAFIHSGQVCSAGARLIIEESVRDRFVTELARRAEKIRLGRGTEDGVECGPLVSEQQRAKVEMYVESALKEGAVLRSGGKRPEPSAQRPENGYFYEPTVLDHCHREMRVVREEVFGPVLTVETFRTEDEAVALANDTEYGLAGGVWTTDAGRARRVAGRLRHGTVWINDFHPYLPQAEWGGFGKSGVGRELGPAGLAEYRETKHVYQNLAPKPVRWFAG from the coding sequence ATGGCGGAAAGTACCGAACTTCAGGCACGCGAAACCATCCATGCGGGAGGAGAGTGGCGGGCGGCCACCTCCGGGGCCACCCGCGAGATCCTCGACCCCGCGGATGCCCTGCCCTTCGCCGTGGTCGCGGAAGGCGACGAGAAGGACACCGATCTGGCGATCGCCGCGGCCCGGCGCGCCTTCGACGAGGGGCCGTGGCCGCAGACGCCCGTCGCCGAGCGGGCCGCGCTGCTGCGGCGCGTCGCCGGCCTGCTCGTGCGGGACCGCGAGAAGCTCGGCCGGCTGGAGGCCCAGGACGCGGGCAAGACCGTCGAGGAGGGCCGCGTCGACATCGACTGCGTCGCCGACGCGTTCCGCTACTTCGCCGACCTGGTCGCGGGCGAGGCCCCCGGCCGGGTCGTGGACGCGGGCTCGACCGACATCCACAGCGTCGTCGTGCACGAGCCGATCGGCGTCTGCGCGATGATCACGCCCTGGAACTACCCGCTGCTCCAGGCCAGCTGGAAGATCGCCCCCGCCCTGGCCGCCGGCAACACCTTCGTCATCAAGCCGAGCGAGATCACCCCGATGACGACGATCGCGCTCATCGAGCTGCTCGTCGAGGCCGGTCTCCCCGAGGGCGTCGCCAACATCGTCACCGGCCCGGGCCACTCCGTCGGCGCGCGCCTGTCCGAGCACCCCGACGTCGACCTGGTCTCCTTCACCGGCGGCCTGATCAGCGGCACCAAGGTCGCCCAGGCCGCCGCGCCCACCGTCAAGAAGGTCGCCCTCGAACTCGGCGGCAAGAACCCCAACGTCGTCTTCGCCGACGCCTGCGCCACCGAGGAGGGCTTCGACACCGCCGTCGACCAGGCCCTCAACGCCGCCTTCATCCACAGCGGCCAGGTCTGCTCGGCCGGCGCCCGCCTGATCATCGAGGAGTCCGTCCGGGACCGCTTCGTCACCGAACTCGCCCGGCGCGCCGAGAAGATCCGCCTCGGCCGCGGCACCGAGGACGGCGTCGAGTGCGGCCCGCTCGTCTCCGAGCAGCAGCGCGCCAAGGTCGAGATGTACGTCGAGTCCGCCCTCAAGGAGGGCGCGGTGCTGCGCTCCGGCGGCAAGCGCCCCGAGCCGTCCGCGCAGCGCCCGGAGAACGGCTACTTCTACGAGCCGACCGTCCTCGACCACTGCCACCGCGAGATGCGCGTCGTGCGGGAGGAGGTCTTCGGGCCGGTCCTCACCGTCGAGACCTTCCGCACCGAGGACGAGGCCGTCGCCCTCGCCAACGACACCGAGTACGGACTCGCGGGCGGCGTCTGGACCACCGACGCGGGCCGCGCCCGCCGTGTGGCCGGCCGGCTGCGTCACGGCACGGTCTGGATCAACGACTTCCACCCCTACCTGCCGCAGGCGGAGTGGGGCGGTTTCGGCAAGAGCGGAGTGGGCCGCGAACTCGGCCCCGCCGGACTGGCCGAGTACCGGGAGACCAAGCACGTCTACCAGAACCTCGCTCCCAAGCCGGTGCGCTGGTTCGCGGGCTGA
- a CDS encoding DUF3017 domain-containing protein — translation MTVRDPISAPDAAGRPRRVTRRFPLFTKDTARPEGGGRAAPGDAPAPARQWPVLAVLGLAGVGLLVTAFGQFRIGTLLIGVALLGGGAMRWLLPDVGMLAVRSRFTDIVTYGVLGLVIVMLALMAQPDPWLQIPFLKDTLHFTVTNE, via the coding sequence ATGACCGTCCGGGACCCCATCAGCGCGCCCGACGCCGCGGGGCGGCCGCGGCGGGTCACCCGGCGCTTCCCGCTGTTCACCAAGGACACCGCGCGGCCCGAGGGCGGCGGCCGGGCCGCGCCCGGGGACGCTCCCGCGCCGGCGCGGCAGTGGCCCGTGCTCGCCGTGCTGGGGCTGGCCGGGGTCGGACTGCTGGTCACGGCCTTCGGCCAGTTCCGGATCGGGACGCTGCTGATCGGTGTCGCCCTGCTGGGCGGCGGCGCGATGCGCTGGCTGCTGCCGGACGTCGGCATGCTCGCCGTCCGCTCCCGCTTCACGGACATCGTCACGTACGGCGTGCTGGGCCTGGTGATCGTCATGCTGGCGCTGATGGCACAGCCGGACCCGTGGCTGCAGATCCCGTTCCTGAAGGACACCCTGCACTTCACGGTCACCAACGAGTGA
- a CDS encoding helix-turn-helix domain-containing protein, with protein MPDELDPQIREFTSQLRRLVDRSGLSIASVADRTGYSKTSWERYLNGRLLAPKGAIVALAEVTGTNPVHLTTMWELAERAWSRSEMRHDMTMEAIRISQARAALGEFGGQDFTDPSAGGKAASAGEGRAASAGGGKPARQSGGTTVTPGIAGPAGVAPTVPSQPTAPEVQDSSGAGVREESGRDAAPEVNSWGLAGYQGPSPTGSRSAGPGADRGSRPGARPGTSAGSPGGRTPGAGSYGEPQDAVPARAGGAGGSGAGGTRRAPSAPAGKKRTATFVAGVVGVLVVIAGAFYLTGGGGGDEAKGGAKSPSPTVSTDPKLPPGVKCSGADCTGKDAEAMGCSGDLVTTAQKATVGTTVVEVRYSETCKAAWGRITQAAQGDEVEISSGKAKQTGSITAAGDTIAYTPMVAVKGAADAKACATLTAGGQGCTD; from the coding sequence TTGCCGGATGAGCTCGATCCGCAGATCAGGGAGTTCACCAGTCAGCTGCGCAGGCTCGTGGACCGCAGCGGTCTGAGCATCGCGTCGGTGGCGGACCGCACGGGCTACAGCAAGACGTCGTGGGAGCGTTACCTGAACGGCCGGCTGCTCGCGCCGAAGGGCGCGATCGTGGCCCTGGCCGAGGTCACCGGTACCAATCCGGTGCACCTGACCACCATGTGGGAGCTCGCCGAGCGCGCCTGGAGCCGCTCGGAGATGCGGCACGACATGACGATGGAGGCCATCCGGATATCCCAGGCGCGCGCCGCGCTCGGGGAGTTCGGCGGGCAGGACTTCACCGACCCCTCGGCCGGCGGCAAGGCGGCCTCGGCGGGCGAGGGCAGAGCGGCCTCGGCGGGCGGAGGCAAGCCCGCCCGCCAGAGCGGCGGCACCACGGTCACGCCGGGCATCGCGGGGCCGGCCGGTGTGGCTCCGACGGTGCCGTCGCAGCCGACGGCCCCCGAGGTCCAGGACTCCAGCGGCGCGGGTGTGCGGGAGGAGAGCGGCCGGGACGCCGCGCCCGAGGTCAACTCGTGGGGGCTGGCCGGTTACCAGGGCCCGTCGCCGACGGGCAGTCGTTCCGCCGGGCCCGGTGCGGACCGGGGATCCCGGCCCGGCGCACGTCCCGGAACCTCCGCGGGATCGCCCGGCGGCCGGACTCCCGGCGCCGGCTCGTACGGCGAACCGCAGGACGCCGTCCCGGCACGGGCCGGCGGCGCGGGCGGCAGTGGTGCCGGCGGGACCCGCCGCGCCCCCTCCGCCCCCGCGGGCAAGAAGCGGACCGCGACCTTCGTCGCGGGTGTCGTGGGCGTGCTGGTGGTGATCGCCGGCGCGTTCTACCTGACCGGAGGCGGTGGCGGTGACGAGGCCAAGGGCGGCGCCAAGTCGCCCTCGCCGACCGTCAGCACCGACCCGAAGCTGCCGCCCGGTGTGAAGTGCAGCGGCGCCGACTGCACCGGCAAGGACGCGGAGGCCATGGGGTGCAGCGGTGACCTGGTGACCACGGCCCAGAAGGCGACCGTCGGCACGACCGTCGTCGAGGTCCGCTACAGCGAGACCTGCAAGGCGGCCTGGGGGCGTATCACGCAGGCCGCACAGGGCGACGAGGTCGAGATCAGCTCGGGCAAGGCGAAGCAGACCGGCAGCATCACCGCGGCCGGCGACACCATCGCCTACACCCCGATGGTGGCCGTGAAGGGCGCTGCCGACGCCAAGGCCTGCGCGACGCTGACGGCCGGCGGGCAGGGCTGCACCGACTAG
- the purH gene encoding bifunctional phosphoribosylaminoimidazolecarboxamide formyltransferase/IMP cyclohydrolase, translated as MTAESNKRPLRRALVSVYDKTGLEELARGLHEAGVELVSTGSTAAKIAAAGVPVTKVEELTGFPECLDGRVKTLHPRVHAGILADLRLDSHREQLAELGVEPFDLVVVNLYPFRETVASGASPDECVEQIDIGGPSMVRAAAKNHPSVAVVTSPARYADVLKAVQGGGFDLATRKRLAAEAFQHTAAYDVAVASWFASSYAPVDESQFPDFLGATWEREHTLRYGENPHQPAALYVSGTGGLAQAEQLHGKEMSYNNYTDTDAARRAAYDHAEPAVAIIKHANPCGIAVGADVAEAHRKAHACDPLSAFGGVIAVNRPVSKEMAEQVAEIFTEVIVAPDYEDGALEALTKKKNIRVLRCADGPAAPVEIKPIDGGALLQVTDRLQADGDDPANWTLATGDALSADELAELAFAWKACRAVKSNAILLAKDGASVGVGMGQVNRVDSCKLAVERAGEERARGSYVASDAFFPFPDNIDVLGAAGVKAIVQPGGSVRDELVVEAAQKAGITMYFTGTRHFFH; from the coding sequence GTGACCGCCGAGAGCAACAAGCGGCCCCTTCGCCGGGCGCTCGTCAGCGTCTACGACAAGACCGGCCTGGAAGAGCTGGCGCGCGGGCTCCACGAGGCCGGGGTCGAGCTCGTCTCCACCGGCTCCACCGCCGCGAAGATCGCCGCTGCCGGCGTCCCCGTCACCAAGGTCGAGGAGCTCACCGGCTTCCCCGAGTGCCTGGACGGCCGCGTCAAGACCCTGCACCCCCGGGTCCACGCCGGCATCCTCGCCGACCTGCGCCTGGACAGCCACCGCGAGCAGCTCGCCGAGCTGGGTGTCGAGCCGTTCGACCTCGTCGTCGTGAACCTCTACCCGTTCCGCGAGACCGTCGCCTCCGGTGCCTCGCCCGACGAGTGCGTGGAGCAGATCGACATCGGCGGTCCCTCGATGGTCCGCGCCGCCGCCAAGAACCACCCCTCGGTCGCGGTCGTCACCAGCCCGGCCCGGTACGCCGACGTGCTCAAGGCCGTCCAGGGCGGCGGCTTCGACCTCGCCACCCGCAAGCGGCTCGCCGCCGAGGCCTTCCAGCACACGGCCGCCTACGACGTCGCCGTCGCCTCCTGGTTCGCCTCCTCCTACGCGCCCGTCGACGAGTCGCAGTTCCCCGACTTCCTCGGCGCCACCTGGGAGCGCGAGCACACCCTGCGGTACGGCGAGAACCCGCACCAGCCCGCCGCGCTCTACGTCTCCGGCACGGGCGGCCTCGCCCAGGCCGAGCAGCTGCACGGCAAGGAGATGTCGTACAACAACTACACGGACACGGACGCCGCCCGCCGCGCCGCGTACGACCACGCCGAGCCGGCCGTCGCGATCATCAAGCACGCCAATCCCTGCGGCATCGCCGTCGGCGCGGACGTCGCCGAGGCGCACCGCAAGGCGCACGCCTGTGACCCGCTGTCGGCGTTCGGCGGCGTGATCGCGGTCAACCGCCCGGTCAGCAAGGAGATGGCGGAGCAGGTCGCGGAGATCTTCACCGAGGTCATCGTCGCGCCGGACTATGAGGACGGCGCGCTGGAGGCCCTCACCAAGAAGAAGAACATCCGTGTGCTGCGCTGCGCCGACGGGCCCGCCGCGCCCGTCGAGATCAAGCCCATCGACGGCGGTGCGCTGCTCCAGGTCACCGACCGCCTCCAGGCCGACGGCGACGACCCGGCCAACTGGACGCTGGCGACCGGCGACGCGCTGAGCGCCGACGAGCTGGCCGAGCTGGCCTTCGCGTGGAAGGCCTGCCGCGCGGTGAAGTCCAACGCGATCCTGCTCGCCAAGGACGGTGCCTCGGTCGGCGTCGGCATGGGGCAGGTCAACCGCGTCGACTCCTGCAAGCTCGCGGTGGAGCGGGCCGGCGAGGAGCGGGCCAGGGGCTCGTACGTCGCGTCGGACGCGTTCTTCCCGTTCCCGGACAACATCGACGTCCTGGGTGCCGCGGGCGTCAAGGCCATCGTGCAGCCCGGTGGGTCGGTCCGTGACGAGCTGGTCGTGGAGGCCGCGCAGAAGGCCGGCATCACGATGTACTTCACGGGGACGCGGCACTTCTTCCACTGA